CGAGCGTCATGTCGACGTCCTCGGTGTGCACCATGACGCACCACATCGTGAGGGCGTCGTGGATCGGCTCGAGCTCGAGCTCGGAGAGGTCGCCGATCTCGACGTCGTAGCCGTAGCGGGCCTTGGCCAGTCGCGCGGCACCAGCGTGCACCTCGTTGCCCGCGACCGTGAACCCGGTGTTCTCCGCGAGCTTGAGGAAGGCGCCGTCGCCGGTCCCTACGTCGTACAGGCGGGGCTGGGCGCTTCCGTTTCCAGCGCTCAGCGCGAGCAGCCGTTTCGCCGTGTCCGTCCACGCGGCCTCCACGGTCTCGATCCGCTTCTGGTCTGCGTATCCGCTGTACTCCTCGCCGAGGTCGCGCTCCTCGGTCTCGACCTCGATGCTGTAGACGGGCGTGGAGAACTCGCGCCGCTCGGCCCAGGAGCGCAGCCCGCACGCGCGACAGCCCAGGACGCTCCGGCCTGTCTTGCGCGAAGCCGGGTAGTGCAGCAGCCGCGCCGAGCCGCAGCCCGGGCACCGCAAGATCGTGGATTCGGCCGACTGGGTGGCGGCTGCCAAGGAAGTTCTCCCTCATGTGGGCGTCACGGACGGACGCGGCCGCGTCGCAGCAGCCGGGCCCCCGTACTCCGGTCCGTCCCTCCGGACCGGTGCCCTCCGGTGTCAGTGTAGGACTGCTGTGCCGTCGGAACATCGCGTTTTGCCGCTTTTGGGCACACGCGTCGGGAGGACGTCCGAGGTCAGCGAGGTGGCTGTCTCTTGCTCTGCGTATCGTTCCCGGCGTCGAGGTCGAGATCAGGTTCCGCACCCTCGGGGCGCACTTCTGGACGCACGTTGGCTGACGAGACCAGGATGAGTGCCAGTGCTGCCCAGACGATCCGGTCGTAGAGCGTGGGCCCGATCATGCCGAACGCCGCGTACGACAGGCCGGCGTAGGCCAGTCGGTTGGGGGCGCCCGCGGTGAAGAGCGGTCGCACCAGGGCAGTCACCACCAGGACGAAACCCAGGAGGGTGATCACGCCGCCGCCGACCGCGACCTGCAGGTACGCGTTGTGGAACGCCAGGATGGTGTCGCCGCCCCAGCCGTTGCCCTGGACCGGATGCTTCCAGAACAGCGTGAAACCCTGGTCGAGCAGGAGACTTCGAGCCTGGTCCGAGTACTGCGCGCTGCTGTTGCCGCGGAGACGGTCGAGCACCGTCTCCTGGCCGATCGCGCTGAGCACCTTGTCGGCGCTGAGGACTGCGACCAACGCTCCCGACAGGATGACGTACCAAGCGATCGCCGACCGCTCGACGATCGGCCACAGGACGGTGATCAGCGCGCAGCACAGGAGGCTCGCGCGACTTCCGCTGTCGATGACCGAGTACCCGACCACACCCATCGCACCGACCACGATCCAGCGGTGCTTCGGGTCGACCCGGTAGAACAGGAAGATCAGGAGCGCGTACGCCATCTGACCACCGAGCCCGTAGAAGTTCGGCTGCGAGGTCAGGCCGACCCCGCGACCCTGCACGTGCGTGGCGCCGTACCGGACCAGGCCGTAGGCGACGCTGACGCCTTGACCCAGGACGTAGGCCCAGGCGAAGGTCTCGAGCAGCTTGTCGCCGGGGCGCAGGAGGTTGAGCAGGAAGACGAGGATCATGGTCGCCGCGATGATCTTCAGGAAGCCGACCAGGCTGTCGACGATCCCCTCGGCCAGCAGGCTCGAGACGATGCCGCCGATGAACAAGATCCCTGCTCCGATGACGTAGAGCGGCGGCAGTGCCACCCGTCCGGAGCTGAGGAGCCGCGGGATCAGGAGGCCGAATCCGGCGACCATCAGCAGGTCCGAGGCGCCGATCCCGCCGGACAGTCCGAGGGCGTTCATCGGTGCCGTGAACATCCCGAGGACGAGGAGTCCGATCCCCATCTTCTCGGGTCCCACCGCGACCAGGACGGTGAGGCCTACGGCCAGGCCCACTGCGGCGACCGACAGCAACAAGCTGTTCGTGTACACGCCGAGCACGAGCAGGGCGAACAGGACAACCAGGCCGACGACGTTGGGGACCGCCCTTTGCAGGGCTTGGATCATCGCTTCGTCCGTCCGCGAGGGCTCACGACTGACGTGACTTGTCCGGCCCGTAGCCGTAGCCGTAGCCGTAACCGTAGCCGTAGCCCTTGCCGCCGCGCTTCGGCGTCATGTTGACCATGACACCGAGCAGGTTGGCATCGACCTGGGCCAGACGTGTCGTGGCTTGCTTCAGCTGCTCCTTGGTGGTCTTGCCGTGGCGGACGACCAGGATCGCGCCGTCGACGTCGCGGGCCATGATCGCGGCGTCGGAGACGGGCAGCAGCGGCGGGCCGTCGATGATCACCATGTCGAACATCTGGGAGACGCGGTCGAACAGCTCCTGGGCAGCGCGGGACTGCAGGACCTCGGTGGGGTTGGGCGGGATCGGACCGCTGGCCAGGAAGTAGATCCCCGAGTCGGTGTGCTTCTGGATGCTGTCCTGCAGCTCGCTGCGGCCGACCAGGACCGTCGTCAGACCGACCGAGCGCTCCAGGCCGAGCACGCTGGCGACCTTGGGGCGACGCAGGTCGCCGTCGACGAGCAGGACTCGCAGGCCCGTCTGGGCGAGTGCGATGGCGAGGTTCGTCGCCGTCGACGTCTTTCCTTCGCTCGGGACGGCACTGGTGATGACCAGGGCGCGCGGACGAGAGTCGAGGTCGAGGAACTGCAGGTTGGTGCGGAGGAGCCGGAACGCTTCGACGCGCGTCGAGTGGCTCCCCACCTCGGTGAGCAACGGGTGTCGGGGAACGTCCGCGTCGTAGGCGACGCTGGACAGGACGGGAGCGTCGATCGTGTTCTCGACGTCCGCGGCGGAGCTGACGGTGTTGTCGAGCACGTCCCGCAGCAGTGCCATCGCAGCGCCGATGACCAGGCCCAGGAGTGCGGCGACCACCAGGTTCAACGCCGGCTTGGGGCTGACCTGCTTGGAGCTGTACGACGCGGGGTCGGCGATCGTCGCCTTGACGGGCGAACCGCTCGGGCTCAGCTCCTTGGCGATGTAGGCAGTCAGCAGCTCGGCCTCGATGCGGGCGATCTGCTGCGCCTGGTCAGGCTTGCGGTCCTTGACCTTCAGCTCGATGATCACCGTCTGCTCGATGACGGAGGCCTCGATCTTGTCCTTCAGCTGGTCCGGCGTGTAGTTGAGGCTCGGGTCGACCTGCTTGAGCTTGTCCGCCACATCTGTCATCAGCGTGGTGTTCGTCGCGACCTGGGCGTACGACTGGACCTGCTGCGCCGCGAAGTACCCGGCCGCCACCGCGGTGCTCGGGGACCCGTCGTTGGCGTCGGCAGCGATGAAGATGCGCGAGACCGACTCGTACTGCGGGGTCTGGACGTAGGTGAACGCACCGCCGCCGAGCAGTCCCAGCAGGAAGAAGACGACGATGGTCAGCCAACGGCGCTGCACTGTGCGCAGCAGTTCCTTGAAATCCACGCTGAACTTTCTGATTCGTAGCTGGTACCACTCGACCACCGGAGTGTAGTCGGACCGGGGCCGAGGGAGGGTCCACCGCCGCGACGCTGGTCCCGGCTAGGAACGATCATGCCTTGCGAACCTGCTCGATCCACGCAAAACGACCGCAATCTTCCGGATTCTTCCGCTGGGTTCGGTCAGTCGGAGTCGAGCACCACGGTGAACGGACCGTCGTTGACCAGGTCGACGGCCATCTCGGCGCCGAACACGCCGCGTTGCACCCGGGTGCCCTGCTCCTCGAGACCGCGGCACACGAGCTCGTAGAGCGGCTCGGCCACCGGCCCGGGAGCAGCCGCGGCCCACGTCGGGCGGCGTCCCTTGCGCGCGTCGCCGTACAGGGTGAACTGGCTGATCACGAGAACCGGGGCGTCCGCCTCGGCCACCGACCGCTCCTGGCGCAGGACCCGCAGCTCGCGGACCTTGCGGACCAGCCAGGCGACCTGGTCGGGGCCGTCGTCGTGGGTGATCCCGACCAGGACGACGAGTCCGGGCTCGTCGATCCGACCGACGACGTCACCGGCGACGGTGACCGAGGCACGAGCGACCCGCTGCAGCACTGCTCTCATGCCGGACGAGGCTAGCGAGTGGCGGAGGCTGGCGAGCGCCCGAGCGCTGACCCTAGGCTGCGCGCATGGACGACATGCACCGCGCTCCGGGGAGCGGCGACAGGGATCCCGTCAGCGCTCGGATCAGGAAGGCCGTCGCCGACGGGAGGATCAGCTCCGCCGACGGCGACATCCGCCTCGGCAACGTGGCCTCGGCCTCGAGCATGAACGAGCTCCACCTGATCGTCCGCGACCTCGACCAGCTCGAGGCGACCCTGCCGGCGGGTGTTCCGCCGGTGCCGCAGAGCACCTGGACGCCGACGTCCCAGGCCGACGTCGCGCGGAGGTCCGCGACCGGTGCGGGAAGCAAGACGGTGCCGTTCCTGATCCTGGGGCTGGTCGTGGCGCTGGTCGCCGCCGGCGGCATCGCCCTGTTCGTCTTCGCCGGCTCGGACTCCGACTCGGGATCGGGCTCCGTGACGTCGGCCGAGCTGCCCGAGCCGGCGTCGCCGGGTGCGGACCCGAGCGAGGAGCCGGGGGAGGAGCCAGGGGAGGAGCCCGGTGCCGAGGGCACGCCGGCCGAGGAGCCGGAGGGCGAGAGCTTCCGGCTGACGGCCGCCGGCGTGAAGTCCTTCCTGACCGTCTACCAGCGCACGTTCGGGACCACGAAGGTCAACGACCTGACGATGTACGGCGACTACGCGATCGCCCGCGTGCCGGTCCCGGGCAAGAAGCGGAATTCGGGCCACATCTACCGCGACGGGAAGTGGAGCGAGTTCGGCGGTGTGACCGCGAACTTCCCGGGCACCGAGTCGGTGGACCTCCGCAGGCTCGACGTCGCGGCGGTGATGCGCAACCTGGCCCGGGCCAAGCGGACGCTCAACGTCGAGGACCCGAAGACGTTCTACGTGACGATCAACTTCCGGCCGCAGTTCGACGACGAGCCGAACGTGAACATCTACGTGTCCAACGAGTTCAACGAGTCCGGGTACCTCGCCACCACCCTGGGCGGCAAGGTCGAACGCGCCTACCCGTTCAGCTGAACCAGGAGTCCCTGGGTCAGTAGACGATGGCCTGCACGCCGTCCGCCAGGATCGCCTCGGTGAAGGCGGCAGCACCGGAGATCCGGGCGCCGGGCGCGAGGTCGGCCTCGGTGATGCCGCGGCGGGCGGCGCACTGCGCGCAGACGACCAGGTCGCCGGACTCGAGGACCAGGTCGCGGGCGTCGGCCAGCGATCCGGCCAGGGGCAGGTCGAAGTCCTCCGCCCGCCCCGGGACGCCCAGCCACGCGGCCTCCCCGGTGAGCCAGAGGCTGACCTGCGCTCCCGAGACGATGGCTGCGGTCGCGACGGTGAACGCCTGGCTGCAGCGCTCGGCGTCGTCGGTCCCGGCGGTGCACTTGATCACCAGACTTCGCATGCGTCGAGCCTAACGAGCGTCCCAGCCTGCTCGTGGCCGAGAGGGCGAGATCGCGGTGACGAGCGCAGCGAGGATCACCGTCGGGTTTGCGACCGGGCGCTCTAGACTCGCTCCCGTGGAAGCCTTCTTCGTGGTGCTGACGGCAGCAGTGGTGCTCGGTGTCGCCGCGTGGGCCTGGCGCGCCATCGACGCGTTCCTGAACCTGACCGCCCTCGAGCCCGGAGACGAGTAGAGACGTGCCGTTCGAGATCCCCGAGAACATCCATCCGAACTGCGCCCGGCTCGCCTGGATCATCGGCACCTGGGCCGGCAACGGTCACGGCGAGTACGAGGGCATCGACAGCTTCCAGTTCGGTCAGGAGCTGATCTTCCAGCAGGACGGGCGTCCCTTCATCCACTTCATGAGCCGCGCCTGGATCATCGACGCCGAGGGCAACCACGTGCGCGAGGCGGCCCAGGAGACGGGCTTCTTCCGGCCCCAGGAGGACGGCAGCCTCGAGGTCGTGATGACCCACAACACCGGTTTCGTGGAGATCTGGCACGGTGAGCTGCACCCCGAGCAGCCGCGCTTCGAGATCGTCACCGACGCCGTGGCGCGCACCGGGTCCGCCAAGGAGTACGCCGGTGGCAAGCGCCTCTACGGCTACGTCAACGGAGACCTGCTGTACGCCTTCGACATGGCAGCGATGGGCAAGGAGCTGCAGCCGCACACGCACGCGCAGCTGGTGCGTCAGTGAGGCCGGACCGGTGACGGACTGGCAGACCCGGCTGCGGGAGAGCGGTCACCGGTTGACCCCGCAGCGCGAGCTCGTGCTGGCGGCGGTCGAGACACTCGGGCACGCGACCCCGGACGAGATCTACGCCGAGGTGCGTACCCGGTCCGACGCGATCAACCTGTCCACCGTCTACCGGACCCTGGAGCTTCTCGACGACCTCGGGCTGATCCGGCACGCCCACCTCACCGACCGGGCGCCGACGTACCACTCGGCCACGGGTCACGAGCACTCCCACCTCGTCTGCCGAGGCTGCTCGCGCGTGATCAGCGTGGGTCGCTCGAGGATGGAGCACGCCCTGGCGGACCTGGCCGCGGAGTACGGCTTCGACCCCGACTACGGGCACCTCTCGGTCTTCGGCCGGTGCGCCGACTGCGTCGGGTCCACGGAATGAGGACGGCCTCCCCGACGTTGGGACCAACGTGATGACCAGCCCTCTGCTCGCCCTCCCCGGAGCCGTCGCCGGAAACGGCGTGGACGCCTCCGTGGCCGCGCACTACGGCTCCTTCCACGGCGAGCAACGGGCCCTGGAGCAGGGCGAGGGGTTCGTCGACCTGTCGCACCGCGAGGTCGTCCGGATCTCCGGTCCCGACCGGTTGGACTGGCTGCACTCGCTGACCACGCAGCACCTCACCGGTCTGCTGCCGGGCCAGCAGACGGTCACGCTGGTCCTCTCGCCCCAGGGCCACCTCGAGCACACCCTGTACGGCGTCGACGACGGCGAGGCGTTCACCGCGCACGTCGAGCCCGGCGCTGCTGCCGCGCTGGTGGAGTGGCTCGACCGGATGCGTTTCATGCTGCGGGTCGAGGTCGCGGACGTGACGGCTGAGGTCGCGGTCGCCTGGCGGCCGGGACCCGAGGACTTCGGACGGTACGACCTGGTGCCGCGAGCCGAGCTCACGGCGTACGCCGAGGCTGCCGGCCCGGCAGCGGGGCTGTGGGCGTTCGAGGCGCTGCGCATCGCTCGCGGCGAACCGCGCGCCGGCCTGGACACCGACGCCCGCACCATCCCGAACGAGATCGGCTGGATCCCGCGCGGCGTGCACCTCGACAAGGGTTGCTACCGGGGTCAGGAGACGGTCGCGCGCGTGCACACGCTCGGTCGGCCGCCGCGTCGGCTCACGCTGCTGCACCTCGACGGCTCCGACAACAGGCTGCCGGCCCAGGGCACCCCGCTGGTCCACGGCGGCCGCGAGATCGGCTTCGTCGGGACCTCGGCGCGGCACCACGAGCTGGGGCCGATCGCCCTGGCCCTGCTCAAGCGAGCGGTGCCGGTTGACGTGACGCTCGAGGTGGACGGCATCGCCGCAGCCCAGGAGGTCGTGGTCGACCCCGAGGTGGGTCTGCACGTCCGTCGGCGTCTCGGCTGAGGCCGCTCCG
The DNA window shown above is from Marmoricola sp. OAE513 and carries:
- a CDS encoding polysaccharide biosynthesis tyrosine autokinase codes for the protein MDFKELLRTVQRRWLTIVVFFLLGLLGGGAFTYVQTPQYESVSRIFIAADANDGSPSTAVAAGYFAAQQVQSYAQVATNTTLMTDVADKLKQVDPSLNYTPDQLKDKIEASVIEQTVIIELKVKDRKPDQAQQIARIEAELLTAYIAKELSPSGSPVKATIADPASYSSKQVSPKPALNLVVAALLGLVIGAAMALLRDVLDNTVSSAADVENTIDAPVLSSVAYDADVPRHPLLTEVGSHSTRVEAFRLLRTNLQFLDLDSRPRALVITSAVPSEGKTSTATNLAIALAQTGLRVLLVDGDLRRPKVASVLGLERSVGLTTVLVGRSELQDSIQKHTDSGIYFLASGPIPPNPTEVLQSRAAQELFDRVSQMFDMVIIDGPPLLPVSDAAIMARDVDGAILVVRHGKTTKEQLKQATTRLAQVDANLLGVMVNMTPKRGGKGYGYGYGYGYGYGPDKSRQS
- a CDS encoding folate-binding protein YgfZ codes for the protein MTSPLLALPGAVAGNGVDASVAAHYGSFHGEQRALEQGEGFVDLSHREVVRISGPDRLDWLHSLTTQHLTGLLPGQQTVTLVLSPQGHLEHTLYGVDDGEAFTAHVEPGAAAALVEWLDRMRFMLRVEVADVTAEVAVAWRPGPEDFGRYDLVPRAELTAYAEAAGPAAGLWAFEALRIARGEPRAGLDTDARTIPNEIGWIPRGVHLDKGCYRGQETVARVHTLGRPPRRLTLLHLDGSDNRLPAQGTPLVHGGREIGFVGTSARHHELGPIALALLKRAVPVDVTLEVDGIAAAQEVVVDPEVGLHVRRRLG
- a CDS encoding FABP family protein, which produces MPFEIPENIHPNCARLAWIIGTWAGNGHGEYEGIDSFQFGQELIFQQDGRPFIHFMSRAWIIDAEGNHVREAAQETGFFRPQEDGSLEVVMTHNTGFVEIWHGELHPEQPRFEIVTDAVARTGSAKEYAGGKRLYGYVNGDLLYAFDMAAMGKELQPHTHAQLVRQ
- the dtd gene encoding D-aminoacyl-tRNA deacylase, which codes for MRAVLQRVARASVTVAGDVVGRIDEPGLVVLVGITHDDGPDQVAWLVRKVRELRVLRQERSVAEADAPVLVISQFTLYGDARKGRRPTWAAAAPGPVAEPLYELVCRGLEEQGTRVQRGVFGAEMAVDLVNDGPFTVVLDSD
- a CDS encoding O-antigen ligase family protein; the encoded protein is MIQALQRAVPNVVGLVVLFALLVLGVYTNSLLLSVAAVGLAVGLTVLVAVGPEKMGIGLLVLGMFTAPMNALGLSGGIGASDLLMVAGFGLLIPRLLSSGRVALPPLYVIGAGILFIGGIVSSLLAEGIVDSLVGFLKIIAATMILVFLLNLLRPGDKLLETFAWAYVLGQGVSVAYGLVRYGATHVQGRGVGLTSQPNFYGLGGQMAYALLIFLFYRVDPKHRWIVVGAMGVVGYSVIDSGSRASLLCCALITVLWPIVERSAIAWYVILSGALVAVLSADKVLSAIGQETVLDRLRGNSSAQYSDQARSLLLDQGFTLFWKHPVQGNGWGGDTILAFHNAYLQVAVGGGVITLLGFVLVVTALVRPLFTAGAPNRLAYAGLSYAAFGMIGPTLYDRIVWAALALILVSSANVRPEVRPEGAEPDLDLDAGNDTQSKRQPPR
- a CDS encoding Fur family transcriptional regulator; the encoded protein is MTDWQTRLRESGHRLTPQRELVLAAVETLGHATPDEIYAEVRTRSDAINLSTVYRTLELLDDLGLIRHAHLTDRAPTYHSATGHEHSHLVCRGCSRVISVGRSRMEHALADLAAEYGFDPDYGHLSVFGRCADCVGSTE
- a CDS encoding methyltransferase domain-containing protein, encoding MAAATQSAESTILRCPGCGSARLLHYPASRKTGRSVLGCRACGLRSWAERREFSTPVYSIEVETEERDLGEEYSGYADQKRIETVEAAWTDTAKRLLALSAGNGSAQPRLYDVGTGDGAFLKLAENTGFTVAGNEVHAGAARLAKARYGYDVEIGDLSELELEPIHDALTMWCVMVHTEDVDMTLDNCNKLLKPGGTLFLQTPHWTAADALALGALRATRGRLNRIVDRRVAWHHWQLHTRKSIKVLLDRHGFDTFEVRPRGRYSLNSALYMQSLGVPAGVAERSSKLVDLAIKYGPVPRIVLDVYATKR
- a CDS encoding DsrE family protein; the encoded protein is MRSLVIKCTAGTDDAERCSQAFTVATAAIVSGAQVSLWLTGEAAWLGVPGRAEDFDLPLAGSLADARDLVLESGDLVVCAQCAARRGITEADLAPGARISGAAAFTEAILADGVQAIVY
- a CDS encoding DUF1707 domain-containing protein, whose amino-acid sequence is MDDMHRAPGSGDRDPVSARIRKAVADGRISSADGDIRLGNVASASSMNELHLIVRDLDQLEATLPAGVPPVPQSTWTPTSQADVARRSATGAGSKTVPFLILGLVVALVAAGGIALFVFAGSDSDSGSGSVTSAELPEPASPGADPSEEPGEEPGEEPGAEGTPAEEPEGESFRLTAAGVKSFLTVYQRTFGTTKVNDLTMYGDYAIARVPVPGKKRNSGHIYRDGKWSEFGGVTANFPGTESVDLRRLDVAAVMRNLARAKRTLNVEDPKTFYVTINFRPQFDDEPNVNIYVSNEFNESGYLATTLGGKVERAYPFS